Proteins from a genomic interval of Equus quagga isolate Etosha38 chromosome 13, UCLA_HA_Equagga_1.0, whole genome shotgun sequence:
- the LSR gene encoding lipolysis-stimulated lipoprotein receptor isoform X1, translating into MHSFQPWCAPRPLPSRYLGGEARAGRAQPAAMAPVARGLSWGPGSYPATPGWGAVVFVWLFLSTFCTAPASAVQVTVSDPYHVVILFQPVTLPCTYQMTTTPTPPIVVWKYKSFCRDRIADAFSPASVDNQINAQLAAGNPGYNPYVECQDSMRTVRMVATKQGNTVTLGDYYQGRRITITGNADLTFDQTAWGDSGVYYCSVVSTQDLQGNNEAYAELIVLGRTSGVAELLPGFQAGPMEDWLFVVVVCLAGFLLFLLLGICWCQCCPHTCCCYVRCPCCPEKCCCPEALYAAGKAATSGVPSIYAPSIYAHLSPAKTPPPPAMIPMGPVYNGYDFDRNSSVGGHSSQVPLLRDTDSSVTSEVRSGYRIQASQQDDSMRVLYYMEKELANFDPSRPGPPNSRAERAMSEVTSLHEDDWRSRPSRGPALTPIRDEEWGRHSPRSPRRWEQEPPRERPGSGWGARRPRARSVDALDDLTRPGSAESGRSPPSSGRRGRAYAPHRSRSRDDLYDQDDPRDFPHPRDAHYDDLRSRDRPPADPRSHHHRSRDPRDDGSRSGDPQYDGRLLEEALRKKGPAERRRPYREEEDEEEASYPPAPPPYSETDSQASRERRLKKNLALSRESLVV; encoded by the exons ATGCACTCTTTCCAGCCTTGGTGCGCGCCGCGCCCCCTACCCTCCCGGTACCTGGGAGGGGAGGCGCGGGCCGGACGCGCCCAGCCGGCCGCGATGGCGCCTGTGGCCCGCGGGCTCTCCTGGGGGCCGGGCTCCTACCCGGCCACCCCAGGTTGGGGTGCGGTCGTCTTCGTGTGGCTCTTTCTCAGCACCTTCTGCACAG CCCCTGCCAGCGCCGTCCAGGTGACTGTGTCAGACCCCTACCACGTCGTGATCCTCTTCCAGCCTGTGACCCTACCCTGCACCTACCAGATGACCACGACCCCCACGCCGCCCATCGTGGTCTGGAAGTACAAGTCTTTCTGCCGCGACCGCATCGCTGACGCCTTCTCCCCAGCCAGCGTCGACAACCAGATCAATGCCCAGCTGGCGGCCGGCAACCCGGGCTACAACCCCTACGTGGAGTGCCAGGACAGCATGCGCACCGTCAGGATGGTGGCCACCAAGCAGGGCAACACCGTGACCCTGGGAGACTACTACCAAGGCCGGAGGATCACCATCACCGGAA ATGCTGACCTGACCTTTGACCAGACGGCTTGGGGGGACAGTGGCGTGTATTACTGCTCCGTGGTCTCGACCCAGGACCTTCAGGGGAACAACGAGGCCTACGCAGAGCTCATCGTCCTGG GGAGGACCTCAGGGGTGGCTGAGCTCTTACCTGGTTTTCAGGCGGGGCCCATGGAAG ACTGGCTGTTCGTGGTCGTGGTCTGCCTGGCcggcttcctcctcttcctcctcctgggcaTCTGCTGGTGTCAGTGCTGCCCCCATACCTGCTGCTGCTACGTCAGGTGCCCCTGCTGCCCCGAGAAGTGCTGCTGCCCTGAGGCCC TGTATGCTGCTGGCAAAGCAGCCACCTCAGGCGTCCCAAGCATCTATGCTCCCAGCATCTATGCTCACCTCTCCCCTGCCAAGACACCGCCCCCACCAGCCATGATTCCCATGGGTCCTGTCTACAACGGGTACGACTTCGACAGGAATAGCTCAG TTGGCGGCCACAGCTCCCAGGTACCCCTGCTTCGTGACACAGACAGCAGTGTGACCTCTG AAGTCCGTAGCGGCTACAGGATTCAGGCCAGCCAGCAGGACGACTCCATGCGGGTCCTGTACTACATGGAGAAAGAGCTGGCCAACTTCGACCCTTCCCGACCTGGCCCTCCCAACAGCCGTGCAGAGCGGG CCATGAGTGAAGTCACCTCCCTCCACGAGGACGACTGGAGATCCCGGCCTTCCCGgggccctgccctcacccctaTCCGGGATGAGGAATGGGGCCGCCACTCTCCGCGGAGTCCTAGGAGATGGGAGCAAGAGCCCCCCAGAGAGCGGCCAGGGAGTGGCTGGGGGGCCCGGCGGCCCCGGGCCCGCTCTGTGGATGCTCTGGATGACCTCACCCGGCCGGGCTCTGCTGAATCGGGGAGGTCTCCCCCAAGTAGCGGGAGGAGAGGCCGGGCCTATGCACCCCACCGGAGCCGCAGCCGTGATGACCTCTATGACCAAGATGACCCGAGGGACTTTCCACACCCCCGGGATGCCCACTACGACGACCTCAGGTCTAGAGACCGCCCTCCCGCTGACCCTAGGTCCCACCACCACCGCTCCCGGGACCCTCGGGACGATGGCTCCAGGTCCGGGGACCCCCAGTATGATGGGCGGCTCCTGGAAGAGGCCTTGAGGAAAAAGGGGCCAGCGGAGAGGAGGAGACCTTACAGGGAGGAAGAGGACGAGGAGGAGGCCTCCTATCCCCCAGCGCCTCCCCCTTACTCCGAGACCGACTCCCAGGCCTCCAGGGAGCGGAGGCTCAAGAAG AACCTGGCCCTGAGTCGGGAAAGTTTAGTCGTCTGA
- the LSR gene encoding lipolysis-stimulated lipoprotein receptor isoform X3: MHSFQPWCAPRPLPSRYLGGEARAGRAQPAAMAPVARGLSWGPGSYPATPGWGAVVFVWLFLSTFCTAPASAVQVTVSDPYHVVILFQPVTLPCTYQMTTTPTPPIVVWKYKSFCRDRIADAFSPASVDNQINAQLAAGNPGYNPYVECQDSMRTVRMVATKQGNTVTLGDYYQGRRITITGNADLTFDQTAWGDSGVYYCSVVSTQDLQGNNEAYAELIVLDWLFVVVVCLAGFLLFLLLGICWCQCCPHTCCCYVRCPCCPEKCCCPEALYAAGKAATSGVPSIYAPSIYAHLSPAKTPPPPAMIPMGPVYNGYDFDRNSSVGGHSSQVPLLRDTDSSVTSEVRSGYRIQASQQDDSMRVLYYMEKELANFDPSRPGPPNSRAERAMSEVTSLHEDDWRSRPSRGPALTPIRDEEWGRHSPRSPRRWEQEPPRERPGSGWGARRPRARSVDALDDLTRPGSAESGRSPPSSGRRGRAYAPHRSRSRDDLYDQDDPRDFPHPRDAHYDDLRSRDRPPADPRSHHHRSRDPRDDGSRSGDPQYDGRLLEEALRKKGPAERRRPYREEEDEEEASYPPAPPPYSETDSQASRERRLKKNLALSRESLVV; encoded by the exons ATGCACTCTTTCCAGCCTTGGTGCGCGCCGCGCCCCCTACCCTCCCGGTACCTGGGAGGGGAGGCGCGGGCCGGACGCGCCCAGCCGGCCGCGATGGCGCCTGTGGCCCGCGGGCTCTCCTGGGGGCCGGGCTCCTACCCGGCCACCCCAGGTTGGGGTGCGGTCGTCTTCGTGTGGCTCTTTCTCAGCACCTTCTGCACAG CCCCTGCCAGCGCCGTCCAGGTGACTGTGTCAGACCCCTACCACGTCGTGATCCTCTTCCAGCCTGTGACCCTACCCTGCACCTACCAGATGACCACGACCCCCACGCCGCCCATCGTGGTCTGGAAGTACAAGTCTTTCTGCCGCGACCGCATCGCTGACGCCTTCTCCCCAGCCAGCGTCGACAACCAGATCAATGCCCAGCTGGCGGCCGGCAACCCGGGCTACAACCCCTACGTGGAGTGCCAGGACAGCATGCGCACCGTCAGGATGGTGGCCACCAAGCAGGGCAACACCGTGACCCTGGGAGACTACTACCAAGGCCGGAGGATCACCATCACCGGAA ATGCTGACCTGACCTTTGACCAGACGGCTTGGGGGGACAGTGGCGTGTATTACTGCTCCGTGGTCTCGACCCAGGACCTTCAGGGGAACAACGAGGCCTACGCAGAGCTCATCGTCCTGG ACTGGCTGTTCGTGGTCGTGGTCTGCCTGGCcggcttcctcctcttcctcctcctgggcaTCTGCTGGTGTCAGTGCTGCCCCCATACCTGCTGCTGCTACGTCAGGTGCCCCTGCTGCCCCGAGAAGTGCTGCTGCCCTGAGGCCC TGTATGCTGCTGGCAAAGCAGCCACCTCAGGCGTCCCAAGCATCTATGCTCCCAGCATCTATGCTCACCTCTCCCCTGCCAAGACACCGCCCCCACCAGCCATGATTCCCATGGGTCCTGTCTACAACGGGTACGACTTCGACAGGAATAGCTCAG TTGGCGGCCACAGCTCCCAGGTACCCCTGCTTCGTGACACAGACAGCAGTGTGACCTCTG AAGTCCGTAGCGGCTACAGGATTCAGGCCAGCCAGCAGGACGACTCCATGCGGGTCCTGTACTACATGGAGAAAGAGCTGGCCAACTTCGACCCTTCCCGACCTGGCCCTCCCAACAGCCGTGCAGAGCGGG CCATGAGTGAAGTCACCTCCCTCCACGAGGACGACTGGAGATCCCGGCCTTCCCGgggccctgccctcacccctaTCCGGGATGAGGAATGGGGCCGCCACTCTCCGCGGAGTCCTAGGAGATGGGAGCAAGAGCCCCCCAGAGAGCGGCCAGGGAGTGGCTGGGGGGCCCGGCGGCCCCGGGCCCGCTCTGTGGATGCTCTGGATGACCTCACCCGGCCGGGCTCTGCTGAATCGGGGAGGTCTCCCCCAAGTAGCGGGAGGAGAGGCCGGGCCTATGCACCCCACCGGAGCCGCAGCCGTGATGACCTCTATGACCAAGATGACCCGAGGGACTTTCCACACCCCCGGGATGCCCACTACGACGACCTCAGGTCTAGAGACCGCCCTCCCGCTGACCCTAGGTCCCACCACCACCGCTCCCGGGACCCTCGGGACGATGGCTCCAGGTCCGGGGACCCCCAGTATGATGGGCGGCTCCTGGAAGAGGCCTTGAGGAAAAAGGGGCCAGCGGAGAGGAGGAGACCTTACAGGGAGGAAGAGGACGAGGAGGAGGCCTCCTATCCCCCAGCGCCTCCCCCTTACTCCGAGACCGACTCCCAGGCCTCCAGGGAGCGGAGGCTCAAGAAG AACCTGGCCCTGAGTCGGGAAAGTTTAGTCGTCTGA
- the LSR gene encoding lipolysis-stimulated lipoprotein receptor isoform X5: MGTWAHPEISKSWGTGERALEGWIGRFPEEIKKQLPGLAPASAVQVTVSDPYHVVILFQPVTLPCTYQMTTTPTPPIVVWKYKSFCRDRIADAFSPASVDNQINAQLAAGNPGYNPYVECQDSMRTVRMVATKQGNTVTLGDYYQGRRITITGNADLTFDQTAWGDSGVYYCSVVSTQDLQGNNEAYAELIVLGRTSGVAELLPGFQAGPMEDWLFVVVVCLAGFLLFLLLGICWCQCCPHTCCCYVRCPCCPEKCCCPEALYAAGKAATSGVPSIYAPSIYAHLSPAKTPPPPAMIPMGPVYNGYDFDRNSSVGGHSSQVPLLRDTDSSVTSEVRSGYRIQASQQDDSMRVLYYMEKELANFDPSRPGPPNSRAERAMSEVTSLHEDDWRSRPSRGPALTPIRDEEWGRHSPRSPRRWEQEPPRERPGSGWGARRPRARSVDALDDLTRPGSAESGRSPPSSGRRGRAYAPHRSRSRDDLYDQDDPRDFPHPRDAHYDDLRSRDRPPADPRSHHHRSRDPRDDGSRSGDPQYDGRLLEEALRKKGPAERRRPYREEEDEEEASYPPAPPPYSETDSQASRERRLKKNLALSRESLVV, encoded by the exons ATGGGGACCTGGGCGCACCCCGAGATCTCTAAGTCTTGGGGTACCGGGGAGAGGGCACTCGAGGGCTGGATCGGACGCTTCCCGGAGGAGATCAAGAAACAGCTCCCAGGCCTCG CCCCTGCCAGCGCCGTCCAGGTGACTGTGTCAGACCCCTACCACGTCGTGATCCTCTTCCAGCCTGTGACCCTACCCTGCACCTACCAGATGACCACGACCCCCACGCCGCCCATCGTGGTCTGGAAGTACAAGTCTTTCTGCCGCGACCGCATCGCTGACGCCTTCTCCCCAGCCAGCGTCGACAACCAGATCAATGCCCAGCTGGCGGCCGGCAACCCGGGCTACAACCCCTACGTGGAGTGCCAGGACAGCATGCGCACCGTCAGGATGGTGGCCACCAAGCAGGGCAACACCGTGACCCTGGGAGACTACTACCAAGGCCGGAGGATCACCATCACCGGAA ATGCTGACCTGACCTTTGACCAGACGGCTTGGGGGGACAGTGGCGTGTATTACTGCTCCGTGGTCTCGACCCAGGACCTTCAGGGGAACAACGAGGCCTACGCAGAGCTCATCGTCCTGG GGAGGACCTCAGGGGTGGCTGAGCTCTTACCTGGTTTTCAGGCGGGGCCCATGGAAG ACTGGCTGTTCGTGGTCGTGGTCTGCCTGGCcggcttcctcctcttcctcctcctgggcaTCTGCTGGTGTCAGTGCTGCCCCCATACCTGCTGCTGCTACGTCAGGTGCCCCTGCTGCCCCGAGAAGTGCTGCTGCCCTGAGGCCC TGTATGCTGCTGGCAAAGCAGCCACCTCAGGCGTCCCAAGCATCTATGCTCCCAGCATCTATGCTCACCTCTCCCCTGCCAAGACACCGCCCCCACCAGCCATGATTCCCATGGGTCCTGTCTACAACGGGTACGACTTCGACAGGAATAGCTCAG TTGGCGGCCACAGCTCCCAGGTACCCCTGCTTCGTGACACAGACAGCAGTGTGACCTCTG AAGTCCGTAGCGGCTACAGGATTCAGGCCAGCCAGCAGGACGACTCCATGCGGGTCCTGTACTACATGGAGAAAGAGCTGGCCAACTTCGACCCTTCCCGACCTGGCCCTCCCAACAGCCGTGCAGAGCGGG CCATGAGTGAAGTCACCTCCCTCCACGAGGACGACTGGAGATCCCGGCCTTCCCGgggccctgccctcacccctaTCCGGGATGAGGAATGGGGCCGCCACTCTCCGCGGAGTCCTAGGAGATGGGAGCAAGAGCCCCCCAGAGAGCGGCCAGGGAGTGGCTGGGGGGCCCGGCGGCCCCGGGCCCGCTCTGTGGATGCTCTGGATGACCTCACCCGGCCGGGCTCTGCTGAATCGGGGAGGTCTCCCCCAAGTAGCGGGAGGAGAGGCCGGGCCTATGCACCCCACCGGAGCCGCAGCCGTGATGACCTCTATGACCAAGATGACCCGAGGGACTTTCCACACCCCCGGGATGCCCACTACGACGACCTCAGGTCTAGAGACCGCCCTCCCGCTGACCCTAGGTCCCACCACCACCGCTCCCGGGACCCTCGGGACGATGGCTCCAGGTCCGGGGACCCCCAGTATGATGGGCGGCTCCTGGAAGAGGCCTTGAGGAAAAAGGGGCCAGCGGAGAGGAGGAGACCTTACAGGGAGGAAGAGGACGAGGAGGAGGCCTCCTATCCCCCAGCGCCTCCCCCTTACTCCGAGACCGACTCCCAGGCCTCCAGGGAGCGGAGGCTCAAGAAG AACCTGGCCCTGAGTCGGGAAAGTTTAGTCGTCTGA